The stretch of DNA AATTACAGCTAAAGTCCAAGATCAAGGGGCTAGTGCTGTAGATGCAAATAAGGATGTACTGAAACTTTCCAAAGCTGCTGACGCAGCCAAGAAAGCGGGTGACTCTGCAAAATTGCAGGCATTGGAAGAGGAAATTGCTACTCGTCAAAAGGCGCTTGATGAGGCAAATCAACGCGTGGCTGCATTGCAAAAAAATGTGGCCGACATGGAAAAATTGGCAGCACTTAAAGCATCTGCGGCTGCTTCGAAAGCGTCAAAGGTAGCTGAGGTTGCTTCGGTGGCGGTTGCTGTCGCTTCTGCGGCCTCTGAAGCAGGTGCTGTTGCCGCATCAGAGGTGGCTAGTGCGGCTGCTGTTGCAACGGCAAAACCAAAGCGTCGCATTCAAGTTGAGGCGCCGGTTGTCGAGGAGCCAAGCTTTGTTGATGGCCTGATGGAGAACTCATTGGCGCTAGGTGGTGGCCTGCTGGCAGTAGTGCTAGGCGGTGTCGGCCTGTGGTGGGCTCGTCGTCGGCAAACGCCTGGGGTTTTTGAAGATAGTATTATTACTGGTGGCGATCTCAAGGCGAATACTGTACTGGGTAGTACAGGTGGCGGTGTAATCAGTACTCAGGCTACTGAAAATTCTTTTTTGACTGATTTTAGTCGTCAAGGATTGGGCACGATCGATACTGATGAAGTCGATCCAATTGCCGAGGCGGAAGTCTATATGGCTTACGGTCGCGATGCTCAGGCCGAGGAGATTTTGAAAGATGCGCTGAATAAAGATCCTGCTCGACATGAAATTCGCATGAAGTTGCTTGATATTTATGCTGCTCGTCGTGATGCTGGTGCGTATGAAGAGCATGCATCGGCATTATTTGCGGTGACAAATGGTCAGGGTGATTACTGGCGTGAAGCTGCACTGAATGGGCGCGCTATCGATCCTGAAAATCCGCTGTACCGTAAAGAGCCTGCAGGCTTGGTGGATACCAGTGTTGCGGTAGCTGCGACAGCAGTAGCAGCCACTGTTGTTGAACATAATTCACAGGTTGCTGACCTTGATGGCCTTGATGAGCCAACAGCACCAGATGTAAATCAGGTGGCCAGCAATGAATTGGATTTTGAATTAGATTTTGATTCTGAGGTCGAGGCAGTTAAGTCATCAGTTTTGTCGGATTCAACAGAAGTTGATAGCAGAGATCTTGATTTGAACCTGTCTGTTGAGCAATCGGTTGAGCAGGCAATTGAGCAAGTTTCTGATAGTGACTTCGGCTTGGATATTGATTTGCCGCCTGTAACTGTTGAGCATGATTTGCCCGCAGTGGATGAAGCAGACAGCGAACTCATGGCTTTGGATTTGCCGATCGACTTAGGTGGTGAGCTAAGCTCAGGGCTACTAAATGAAGTGCAGGAATCTACATTGGGTCTGGACCTTGACTTGGGCTCAGCTCTTGAGGGACATCAAGAGTCCATCATTTCAGATAATGCTCCTGTGGCTGATGTTGCCGATTTTTCGTTTGACTTGCCAGTCTTAGAAACTGCAGGAGAAGATGCTGCTGATACTGCATTGTCGTCATTTGACCAGTCATTAGCACCAGCTGTTGACGATTTGAAGCTCGATTTTGACTTTGATCTTGGTTCCGCCGAGCACGATGCTCCGGCCCTTGTAGAAGATTTGTCTGCTGCTGTTTCAGAGTTGGAGGCTGATACCACTTTCGGTGATATAAGTCTTGATTTAACCGAGGCTGCTGCTGCTGGTGATCTGGATTTTGCGGCAGATGATCCTGTGCAAACCAAAATTGACTTAGCAAAAGCGTATATTGATATGGGCGATGTTGAAGGTGCGCGTGAAATCTTGCAGGAAGCACTGCAAGAAGGCTCTGCTCCGCAGCAGCAAATTGCGAAATCATTGTTAGCGGATCTGTAATAGCTTTTGAAATTCCACGCAGTAAATTTATTGGCGCTTTGGTTGTGGCTTCTTGTTTGTATGCCACAACTTGAGCGCCATTATCTTTTTGGGCTTTGCATTATTGTTTTGCTTGCAGCCTGGATGCGCGCTAGAGTGCGGCTGCTAAAAAGCCTGCCAAGAATGCGCTGGCTCTTGTTGGCGATCTTTGCGGTTTATGCCTGGTCAACTCCTGGGGTTTATCTATTTCCAGTTTGGTTTTCTCCAACATTAAGCGGCATTTTTGAAGGTGTCGAGCAAAGTGTACGGCTATTGGTTGTTGCTGCCAGCCTGCAAATCATGCTGACGAATCTATCCAAGAGCGATATAGTCTCGGGTTTGTATTATTTAATTCTTCCGCTATCACATTTTGGGTTGGATGCGCTGCACTTTTCGGTGCGTTTAGCGCTAACTCTCGAAAGTGCTGAGCAATTGCTTGAACGTAAATTTTCATTTACCGAATTGATGCGGCAAATTATGAATCCTGAGTCTCAGCGGCTGATAAAAACATCTATCGTTGACTTGTGCCGATTAAGTGTCTGGCAGGGGTGTTGTTTAGTGGTGCAGCTTGTGCTGATTATCGGTACGGTCTTGATT from Chitinibacter fontanus encodes:
- a CDS encoding FimV family protein; its protein translation is MPLISQAAGLGRLNVLSGLGQPFRGEIDLVSVQPNEADSLVVSLAPPESYSNAQIAYPSSSLGLRFNIEKRSNGQYYVVVNSSQPITEPFLDLLVELNWAAGRIQREYTALIDPADYTGGASGDKARFASSDLPGTQVKGVIKGSKAKKSKSTAALAESGQSAEATAKQSSESVASTSSQSAGGDAHKVKSGETLGSIARQVQPSGVSLEQVLVGLYKANPSAFDGNMNRLKTGKILNVPAADQLKQTSKAEAVKEIQVQAGDWNAYRGKLAEGAAKAPAKSLNEQQAGGKITAKVQDQGASAVDANKDVLKLSKAADAAKKAGDSAKLQALEEEIATRQKALDEANQRVAALQKNVADMEKLAALKASAAASKASKVAEVASVAVAVASAASEAGAVAASEVASAAAVATAKPKRRIQVEAPVVEEPSFVDGLMENSLALGGGLLAVVLGGVGLWWARRRQTPGVFEDSIITGGDLKANTVLGSTGGGVISTQATENSFLTDFSRQGLGTIDTDEVDPIAEAEVYMAYGRDAQAEEILKDALNKDPARHEIRMKLLDIYAARRDAGAYEEHASALFAVTNGQGDYWREAALNGRAIDPENPLYRKEPAGLVDTSVAVAATAVAATVVEHNSQVADLDGLDEPTAPDVNQVASNELDFELDFDSEVEAVKSSVLSDSTEVDSRDLDLNLSVEQSVEQAIEQVSDSDFGLDIDLPPVTVEHDLPAVDEADSELMALDLPIDLGGELSSGLLNEVQESTLGLDLDLGSALEGHQESIISDNAPVADVADFSFDLPVLETAGEDAADTALSSFDQSLAPAVDDLKLDFDFDLGSAEHDAPALVEDLSAAVSELEADTTFGDISLDLTEAAAAGDLDFAADDPVQTKIDLAKAYIDMGDVEGAREILQEALQEGSAPQQQIAKSLLADL